Proteins encoded by one window of Methanocella sp.:
- a CDS encoding YncE family protein encodes MGAVFTLSNDQVAKYNPRTKFFDRIKLGNGKSYFDDFALDRHTDILFISDSANNTIYAYDTRHNVPNAIKTVRAPTRLETCQDSPWLFVVSEISQILSLVNYKSIFVLEPGSNKVVSTLPSARNPVMFIVSPDCRALYIVDKAGDSEASALYRIDVSNKKIDGSLSLNGSAGGIGISPDGGTVYVSTAREGILVIRANGLNVESTIQLQDGTGRRLKPGEIVVTPDGKKLYATTDSNTIAVVDLEARVLLKLIETKFKARTLAMDPAENMLYVVCYLVDILVIDMATDNIAKRMTIGPGEIKKIAISRQ; translated from the coding sequence ATGGGCGCAGTTTTCACGCTGAGCAACGATCAGGTCGCAAAATACAACCCGCGGACAAAATTTTTTGACAGGATCAAGCTCGGCAATGGTAAAAGCTACTTCGACGATTTTGCCCTGGATAGGCATACCGATATCCTGTTCATCAGCGATAGCGCGAATAACACGATCTACGCGTATGATACGCGGCACAATGTGCCGAACGCCATCAAAACCGTGCGGGCCCCGACGCGACTGGAGACCTGCCAGGATTCGCCCTGGCTCTTCGTCGTCAGCGAGATATCCCAGATCCTGTCGCTCGTGAACTATAAGTCGATCTTTGTCCTCGAGCCCGGAAGCAATAAGGTCGTTTCGACGCTCCCGTCCGCAAGAAATCCCGTGATGTTCATCGTATCGCCCGATTGTCGTGCCCTATACATCGTGGATAAGGCGGGTGATTCGGAGGCGTCGGCCCTCTACAGGATCGACGTGAGCAATAAGAAGATCGACGGCTCCCTGAGCCTGAACGGCTCAGCGGGTGGCATCGGGATCAGCCCGGACGGTGGCACGGTCTATGTGTCCACGGCCCGGGAAGGCATCCTCGTGATACGCGCGAACGGATTAAATGTGGAATCTACGATCCAGCTTCAAGATGGCACCGGACGCCGGCTAAAGCCGGGGGAGATCGTGGTTACGCCCGACGGTAAGAAGCTATACGCGACGACCGATTCGAATACTATTGCGGTCGTCGACCTCGAGGCGCGTGTTCTCTTGAAACTGATCGAGACCAAGTTCAAGGCCCGGACACTGGCCATGGACCCGGCCGAGAACATGCTATACGTGGTCTGCTATCTCGTGGATATCCTTGTCATCGATATGGCTACGGACAATATCGCGAAGAGAATGACGATCGGGCCGGGGGAAATTAAGAAAATCGCGATCAGTCGTCAATGA